A section of the Candidatus Neomarinimicrobiota bacterium genome encodes:
- the tgt gene encoding tRNA guanosine(34) transglycosylase Tgt, with protein sequence MSFSVEISDKSTSARTGILTTRRGKIETPVFMPIGTYGAVKTLSPAELKTAGASIILGNTYHLYLRPGLEVIRAAGGLHDFMAWDGLILTDSGGFQVFSLAKLRRISQEGVVFTSGLDGSEHEMTPERAMEIQLILGSDIMMALDECPPGDAPVSEVEKAVERTSRWAKQCAIYLHEDERFNPETRHFFPIIQGSVDESLRKRSADELIPLAKSGVAVGGLAVGEEKETMFDTLAVIDGLLPGDRARYLMGVGKPDDLVRAVANGMDMFDCVIPTRNARNGQIFTWGGCINLRNQKFKEDFAPMDESCTCYACHTFSRAYLRHLFNLNEMLGLRMATLHNVTFYLSLMERIRAEIRADTFDVWSRDFMKEYGGES encoded by the coding sequence ATGAGTTTCTCCGTAGAGATTTCCGATAAGTCAACTTCCGCCCGCACGGGTATTCTGACCACCAGACGCGGTAAGATCGAGACCCCTGTCTTCATGCCCATCGGGACTTACGGCGCCGTAAAAACCCTCTCTCCCGCTGAACTCAAGACAGCCGGTGCGTCCATTATCCTCGGCAACACTTATCACCTCTATCTCAGACCGGGACTGGAGGTCATCAGAGCCGCCGGCGGACTCCACGATTTCATGGCGTGGGACGGGCTGATCCTGACCGACAGCGGCGGCTTTCAGGTGTTCTCTCTTGCGAAGCTGAGGAGAATCTCTCAAGAGGGAGTAGTCTTCACTTCGGGACTGGACGGCAGCGAGCACGAAATGACGCCCGAGCGCGCCATGGAAATCCAATTGATTCTCGGCAGCGATATCATGATGGCACTTGACGAATGTCCTCCCGGCGATGCTCCAGTGAGTGAGGTGGAAAAGGCGGTGGAGAGGACATCCCGCTGGGCTAAACAGTGCGCCATATACCTGCACGAAGATGAACGCTTCAATCCTGAGACGCGCCACTTCTTTCCCATCATTCAGGGAAGCGTGGACGAAAGCCTTCGCAAACGTAGCGCGGACGAGCTGATTCCTCTCGCGAAGTCGGGGGTGGCGGTAGGCGGACTGGCTGTGGGAGAGGAGAAGGAAACCATGTTCGACACTCTTGCCGTGATAGATGGACTGCTCCCTGGAGACAGGGCGCGATATCTGATGGGCGTCGGCAAGCCGGACGACCTGGTGCGGGCGGTGGCGAACGGAATGGATATGTTCGATTGCGTAATCCCTACGCGGAACGCCAGGAACGGACAGATCTTCACTTGGGGCGGGTGCATCAATCTTCGCAACCAGAAGTTCAAGGAAGATTTCGCTCCGATGGATGAATCGTGTACCTGCTATGCCTGTCACACTTTCAGCCGTGCTTATCTTCGCCACCTGTTCAATCTCAACGAAATGCTGGGACTCCGCATGGCAACACTGCACAATGTTACATTCTATCTGTCGCTCATGGAGAGAATCCGAGCGGAGATTCGGGCCGACACATTCGATGTCTGGAGCCGTGATTTTATGAAAGAATATGGAGGTGAATCGTGA
- the radA gene encoding DNA repair protein RadA, with amino-acid sequence MAKPSTKTVFLCSECGEDFPKWHGKCPACNEWGTLKEYTVPKDGRTRQTREAREFTALTDIIFDEAGRTLSGIPELDRVLGGGFLSGSMILLGGTPGIGKSTLALQAVASLGAPVLYVSAEESEEQIALRARRLEIGSANLSLTGENRWEVMRDQLFLLKAKFLVIDSIQTIYAEGSESLPGAIGQVRECGQKVLELCKSSGVAAIVIGHVTKEGIIAGPRMLEHMADTVLYLEGDSRHDYRILRAVKNRFGPTNEVGVFEMSSEGLLEVKNPSQLFLSERKEGITGSAVFPTMEGSRPILVEVQALVSNANFGTPQRNVTGFDIRRLSMLLAVLEKRLGFLVGTKDVFVNCVGGMRIDEPAADLAVIAAVASSLKDEPLPADGVLIGEIGLAGELRSISHLDKRIQEARQLGFKTVIAPKSSVPKSGKGAAKLSVRGVRSVEEAFAHLFR; translated from the coding sequence ATGGCTAAACCTTCAACAAAAACCGTTTTCTTATGCTCCGAATGTGGGGAAGACTTCCCCAAGTGGCATGGCAAGTGTCCCGCCTGTAACGAATGGGGAACGCTGAAAGAGTATACCGTTCCCAAGGACGGAAGGACAAGGCAGACACGTGAGGCGAGGGAATTCACCGCTCTGACTGATATCATCTTTGACGAAGCGGGAAGAACGCTGTCAGGCATTCCCGAGTTGGACCGAGTGTTGGGCGGCGGCTTCCTCTCCGGCTCCATGATCCTCCTGGGGGGAACGCCCGGCATCGGAAAATCGACCCTCGCGCTTCAGGCGGTCGCCTCCCTCGGCGCGCCTGTCCTCTATGTTTCGGCGGAAGAAAGCGAGGAGCAGATCGCGCTTCGTGCAAGGCGGCTGGAGATCGGCTCGGCGAACCTCTCTCTCACGGGGGAGAACAGGTGGGAGGTGATGCGGGATCAACTATTCCTGCTTAAGGCGAAATTCCTCGTCATTGACTCAATCCAGACGATCTATGCTGAAGGGAGCGAAAGTCTGCCGGGTGCCATCGGACAAGTGCGTGAATGCGGGCAGAAGGTGCTGGAGCTGTGTAAGTCCAGCGGTGTCGCCGCCATCGTCATCGGACACGTGACGAAAGAGGGGATCATCGCCGGTCCGCGGATGCTGGAGCACATGGCCGATACCGTCCTCTACCTGGAGGGCGACTCTCGCCACGACTACAGGATTTTGAGGGCGGTGAAGAACCGGTTCGGTCCTACCAACGAAGTGGGTGTCTTCGAAATGTCATCGGAGGGTCTCTTGGAAGTAAAGAATCCGTCGCAACTCTTTCTTTCCGAGAGGAAAGAAGGTATTACGGGATCCGCCGTATTTCCGACCATGGAAGGGAGCCGTCCGATTCTGGTTGAGGTGCAGGCGTTGGTTTCCAATGCTAACTTTGGCACGCCGCAGCGAAATGTGACCGGCTTCGACATCCGGCGGCTTTCGATGTTGCTGGCTGTATTGGAAAAGCGTCTTGGCTTTCTCGTGGGGACAAAAGACGTGTTTGTCAACTGTGTGGGAGGGATGCGTATCGATGAGCCGGCCGCCGATCTGGCAGTCATCGCCGCCGTCGCCTCCAGCCTGAAGGATGAACCACTCCCGGCCGACGGGGTACTCATCGGAGAGATAGGCCTGGCCGGTGAACTGCGGTCGATCTCCCATCTCGACAAGCGAATTCAGGAAGCGAGGCAGTTAGGTTTCAAGACCGTCATCGCGCCAAAGTCGAGTGTGCCCAAGAGCGGCAAGGGCGCCGCCAAGCTTAGTGTTCGCGGTGTACGGTCTGTGGAGGAGGCTTTCGCTCATCTGTTCAGGTGA
- a CDS encoding BamA/TamA family outer membrane protein, translating to MRRLVYILTLVLLVFPDSGNGQFGKNKVQYRDFDWEFLQSPHFDIYFYSDGLPLAEFTSDAAEDAYRQISRHLSWDLRKRVSIIIYNSHNDFQQTNVTYEYMPEGVGGVTELFKNRVVIPFEGSYEQFRHVIHHELVHAMINDMIYGGSAQSMVQNRVQVTIPLWMNEGLAEYLSMKWDTQADMVMRDVAVHDRIPDIRELNYYMAYKGGQAVWRFIVDKYGWEKVGEIFTQAKRQQDVTKAFQKSLGLDFKDMSKQWQKWLKREYWPDVAGRDEIEDFAHRITDHEELKNYFNISPAISPDGSKIALISDQRGYSDIYLISASDGKTIKKLIKGNRTPDFEELKLLQPGISWSPDGKQIVLAAKAGERDALFMVNVESGEQEKVMLDFDGIFTAAWSPNGKSIAFVGNKGSASDIYLYDLDDKELVALTADIFSDSEPSWSPDGKSLAFVSDRGSILETGDNFKMWKHDYRQTDIYTLEIATGDITRITDTPYQEDFPVWSHTSNSLAYTSDQLGVWNLYILDMDSGKSRAVSNVLTGVFQLSWSRDDQELIFSGYSDVGWDIYSVSNPLDLATREVSPSNFVLTGDDEFEETVAVVDEKPVIPESEYDKSAFSRYIFAPEYSHHNTGIVDTTDTVEKPLAVGEFKNSDGSHMIHPYKTRFSLDLVNGQAMYSNVFGYIGTTIFAFSDILGDHRIFLGTELVVNLENSDYFIQYDYLKHRTDFSFSLFHTANFWGPQWNYVRLRYYNLDFSMSRPFNKFQRAEFGVTNNFVNLKQFQLVNYNDYVVAADESLNLLTYHGGWVFDNSAWGYTGPADGWRMKLQFLQSLPVLGNKLDFKTILYDGRRYFRLSQLYSFALRFMSGYSFGSNPQKFFLGGTENWILGRGETDGVKDEDRFNRDGSDIFNSEGEDYLKDIYFSIFVLPVRGARLIEKYGSKVFITNFEFRFPFVNYMALGFPFRIIFGNIQGVLFVDAGASWDDKFQFTKTDPITGVKKFDDFIMGYGTGIRLNIGYTILRLDTAWDYTPRGSSRPQYYLSLGTDF from the coding sequence GTGAGACGCTTAGTTTACATATTAACACTTGTTTTGTTGGTTTTTCCGGATTCTGGCAATGGCCAGTTCGGCAAGAACAAAGTTCAGTATCGCGATTTTGACTGGGAATTCCTTCAGTCACCGCATTTTGATATTTACTTTTACAGCGATGGACTGCCGTTGGCTGAGTTCACCTCTGATGCAGCGGAAGACGCCTACAGACAGATTTCCCGGCATCTGAGCTGGGACTTGAGAAAGCGCGTTTCGATCATCATTTACAATTCACATAACGATTTCCAGCAAACCAACGTAACCTACGAGTATATGCCCGAAGGAGTTGGCGGTGTGACAGAACTCTTCAAGAACAGGGTTGTTATCCCCTTCGAAGGTTCCTATGAACAGTTTCGCCACGTTATCCACCATGAACTGGTGCATGCGATGATCAACGATATGATTTATGGCGGGTCGGCGCAGAGCATGGTGCAAAACAGGGTTCAGGTCACCATCCCGCTCTGGATGAACGAGGGGTTGGCAGAGTACCTCTCCATGAAGTGGGATACACAAGCCGACATGGTCATGCGCGATGTGGCCGTCCATGACAGAATTCCGGACATCAGGGAACTCAATTACTACATGGCCTACAAGGGTGGTCAGGCTGTGTGGAGATTCATCGTCGATAAATACGGTTGGGAAAAGGTGGGAGAAATCTTTACTCAGGCAAAGAGACAGCAGGATGTGACCAAAGCTTTTCAGAAATCGCTTGGACTCGATTTTAAGGACATGTCCAAGCAGTGGCAGAAGTGGTTGAAGAGAGAGTACTGGCCGGATGTGGCTGGTCGTGATGAGATAGAAGATTTTGCCCATCGCATAACGGATCATGAAGAGCTGAAAAATTATTTCAATATTTCGCCGGCCATCTCTCCCGACGGGAGCAAGATTGCCCTGATCAGCGATCAACGCGGTTATTCTGACATATATCTGATCTCGGCAAGCGACGGGAAGACGATCAAGAAGCTCATCAAAGGTAACAGGACGCCGGATTTTGAGGAGCTCAAACTTCTTCAACCGGGAATCTCGTGGTCCCCCGACGGGAAGCAGATCGTCCTGGCGGCCAAAGCCGGGGAGCGTGATGCCCTCTTCATGGTGAATGTTGAATCAGGTGAGCAGGAAAAGGTGATGCTAGATTTTGACGGTATCTTCACAGCGGCGTGGAGCCCGAACGGGAAAAGTATCGCTTTTGTAGGAAACAAAGGTAGTGCCAGTGACATCTATCTTTATGATCTCGATGATAAGGAGTTGGTTGCATTGACGGCTGATATCTTTTCCGATTCTGAACCTTCGTGGTCCCCCGATGGAAAGTCTCTCGCATTCGTCTCCGACCGGGGCAGCATACTTGAAACCGGGGACAACTTCAAGATGTGGAAGCATGACTACCGGCAGACGGATATCTATACATTGGAGATCGCAACGGGCGACATTACCCGTATTACAGATACTCCTTACCAGGAGGATTTCCCGGTCTGGTCGCACACGTCAAATTCTCTCGCCTATACCTCTGACCAGTTAGGCGTCTGGAACCTGTATATACTCGATATGGACAGTGGAAAATCGAGAGCAGTCAGCAATGTACTGACAGGGGTCTTCCAACTAAGTTGGTCGCGGGATGATCAGGAGCTGATTTTCTCAGGATATTCCGATGTCGGCTGGGATATCTATTCTGTCAGCAATCCTCTTGATTTGGCAACAAGAGAAGTTTCACCCTCAAATTTTGTGTTGACTGGCGATGATGAGTTTGAGGAAACTGTAGCCGTTGTTGATGAAAAACCGGTAATTCCGGAATCTGAGTATGATAAAAGCGCCTTTTCCAGATATATCTTTGCCCCTGAATACAGCCACCATAATACGGGAATTGTTGATACGACTGATACGGTTGAGAAGCCGTTGGCTGTAGGTGAATTTAAGAATTCCGATGGAAGTCACATGATTCACCCCTATAAGACGCGGTTTTCTCTCGATCTGGTAAACGGTCAGGCTATGTACAGCAACGTTTTCGGTTACATCGGTACGACTATTTTCGCATTCAGTGATATTCTCGGTGATCACCGCATATTTCTCGGTACTGAACTTGTGGTCAACCTCGAAAACAGTGATTACTTCATCCAGTACGATTATCTGAAGCATCGGACAGATTTCTCATTCTCCCTTTTCCATACGGCAAATTTCTGGGGTCCCCAGTGGAACTATGTCAGACTACGCTACTATAATCTCGATTTCTCCATGTCTCGACCGTTCAATAAGTTTCAACGCGCCGAGTTTGGCGTCACGAACAATTTCGTCAATCTGAAGCAGTTCCAGCTGGTGAACTACAATGATTACGTCGTCGCGGCGGATGAGAGTCTTAACCTTCTTACCTATCACGGTGGGTGGGTATTTGATAACAGCGCATGGGGCTATACAGGTCCCGCTGACGGATGGCGCATGAAACTTCAATTCTTACAGAGTTTGCCTGTCCTTGGGAATAAACTCGATTTCAAAACGATCCTCTATGACGGACGCCGCTACTTCCGCCTGTCTCAACTATACAGCTTTGCACTACGATTCATGAGTGGTTACAGTTTTGGAAGCAACCCGCAGAAGTTTTTTCTCGGAGGGACAGAAAACTGGATATTAGGCCGCGGTGAAACTGACGGAGTTAAAGATGAAGACAGGTTCAACAGAGATGGCTCCGATATCTTCAACAGCGAGGGAGAGGATTATCTTAAGGATATCTATTTTTCCATTTTTGTGCTTCCCGTTAGGGGTGCCCGCCTGATCGAGAAGTACGGTTCAAAAGTCTTTATCACCAATTTTGAATTCCGCTTTCCGTTCGTCAACTACATGGCGCTGGGCTTTCCCTTTAGGATAATCTTTGGCAATATTCAAGGTGTACTGTTCGTAGATGCCGGTGCTTCCTGGGATGACAAATTCCAGTTCACGAAAACAGATCCTATAACGGGCGTAAAGAAGTTTGACGATTTCATTATGGGCTATGGGACGGGTATCCGGCTGAATATAGGTTATACGATTTTGCGTCTGGATACAGCGTGGGACTACACGCCTCGAGGTTCGTCAAGGCCACAGTACTATCTGTCCTTGGGGACTGATTTCTAG
- a CDS encoding UDP-2,3-diacylglucosamine diphosphatase: MKLPLFFISDIHLRLTVSDDESVKRKHLIDFVNHVVDEQGTLFIVGDLFDFWFEYKYVIPHAYFDILTTFRQAKLSGVDIFFIPGNHDFWTRSFSREIIFSEIHAEGISFEESDRKFLIIHGDGLLSWDYGYRAFRKIIRSRLFTWLYRWIHPDIGYAIGRWISRTGRHPIHTKEYNDRVIADLSEYTADQFKNEVDYIIMGHYHQVKKIKIDSGTLVILGDWLTHRSFGYFDGKEFSLNYWR, translated from the coding sequence TTGAAGCTTCCCCTATTTTTCATCTCTGATATCCATCTGAGGCTCACAGTGTCCGATGATGAGTCCGTAAAGAGAAAACATCTCATCGATTTTGTCAATCATGTCGTGGATGAGCAAGGAACTCTCTTTATCGTGGGCGATCTTTTTGATTTCTGGTTTGAGTACAAGTATGTCATACCACACGCCTATTTCGATATTTTGACCACATTTCGTCAAGCAAAGTTAAGTGGCGTCGATATTTTTTTTATCCCCGGAAACCACGATTTCTGGACACGAAGCTTTTCAAGAGAAATAATCTTCTCAGAAATTCATGCCGAAGGAATCAGTTTTGAGGAAAGCGATAGGAAGTTTCTCATCATCCACGGTGATGGGCTCTTATCGTGGGATTACGGTTATCGCGCGTTCAGAAAAATCATCAGATCCCGGCTTTTCACCTGGCTCTATCGTTGGATCCATCCCGACATAGGATACGCAATCGGGCGTTGGATTTCACGTACCGGCAGACATCCTATACACACGAAAGAGTACAACGACCGAGTTATCGCAGATCTGTCGGAGTACACTGCCGATCAGTTCAAAAACGAAGTGGACTACATTATCATGGGACACTATCATCAGGTAAAGAAGATCAAGATTGACAGCGGTACACTCGTTATCCTCGGAGACTGGCTTACACATAGATCATTCGGATATTTTGATGGCAAAGAATTCTCCCTAAATTACTGGCGCTAG
- the argF gene encoding ornithine carbamoyltransferase: MTRHFLQITDLTTEEIHALFELTAQLKREMEEGTTHHHLDGKTLAMIFQKPSARTRVSFETGMYQLGGHALYLGPADIGLGKREAVKDLAQLFSRYNDLIMARVFDHEHILELAEHATVPVINGLTDFNHPCQVMADIFTVLEHREQLDDLKITFVGDGNNVFHSWLFLAQRLPMEIVLACPEGYEPDENLVEATRAEGVSQVTILHDAHEAVNGADVVYTDVWTSMGQEAEAEERKRIFQPFQVNGDLMKSAGDQAYFMHCLPAHRGDEVTDDVIDGPQSIVFDEAENRLPVQKAIMVTLAT, translated from the coding sequence ATGACCAGACACTTTCTCCAAATAACCGATCTGACCACAGAAGAGATTCATGCTCTCTTCGAACTGACCGCACAACTCAAGCGTGAGATGGAGGAGGGGACAACGCACCACCATCTCGATGGCAAGACCCTGGCCATGATCTTCCAGAAGCCATCGGCACGGACGCGGGTCTCATTCGAGACAGGGATGTATCAGTTAGGCGGTCACGCCCTCTATCTCGGTCCGGCAGACATCGGGCTGGGGAAGCGCGAAGCAGTGAAGGATCTCGCTCAGCTCTTCTCGCGATACAACGATCTCATCATGGCGAGGGTGTTCGACCATGAGCACATCCTCGAATTGGCAGAGCATGCCACCGTTCCTGTCATCAATGGTCTCACCGATTTCAACCATCCGTGTCAGGTGATGGCTGATATCTTCACGGTGCTGGAACATCGCGAGCAGCTTGATGATCTGAAGATTACCTTTGTCGGTGACGGGAATAACGTCTTTCACTCATGGCTGTTTCTGGCTCAGCGACTACCGATGGAGATTGTTCTGGCCTGTCCGGAAGGATACGAACCGGATGAGAATTTGGTCGAAGCGACACGTGCCGAAGGCGTCAGCCAAGTCACTATTCTGCACGACGCACACGAAGCTGTAAATGGGGCTGATGTGGTTTACACCGATGTCTGGACCAGCATGGGACAGGAGGCCGAGGCGGAAGAACGAAAGAGGATCTTTCAGCCGTTTCAAGTGAATGGCGACCTTATGAAGTCCGCCGGAGATCAAGCATACTTTATGCACTGCCTCCCGGCACATCGGGGGGATGAGGTCACGGACGATGTGATCGATGGTCCTCAGTCCATTGTATTCGATGAGGCCGAGAACCGCCTCCCCGTCCAGAAGGCGATTATGGTGACTCTGGCTACTTAA
- the hslU gene encoding ATP-dependent protease ATPase subunit HslU has protein sequence MKDLTPKEVVAELDRYIVGQESAKKSVAIAMRNRWRRQQLSDEMREEIVPNNIILIGSTGVGKTEIARRLANLANAPFIKVEASKFTEVGYVGRDVESIVRDLMDISVNMVQSELEEKVATKAEEMANERLLDILFPGNGSGAVKEEKPEIAERLARTREKLRSKLMNGKFEERVVEIDVADEAMPMMQVFGPVGLEEMGVNLQDIFGSAIPRKHKRRRTTVSEAREILMAQEASKLIDHEEVVRVGKERVENSGIVFLDEIDKIVGNSAAAGPDVSREGVQRDILPIVEGSNVITKYGIVRTDHVLFIAAGAFHVSKPSDMIPELQGRFPIRVEMDTLSTEDFVKILTHPENALIKQYTALLETEGVKLRFTKGAISAIAQIATEVNDATENIGARRLHTVMTTLLEDILFEKSGEEPEKISVTKEMVNSKLREIVKDQDLSRYIL, from the coding sequence GTGAAAGATTTGACGCCGAAAGAGGTTGTTGCCGAACTGGATCGCTATATTGTTGGTCAGGAGAGTGCCAAGAAATCTGTCGCTATCGCCATGAGAAACCGGTGGCGCCGCCAGCAATTGTCTGATGAAATGCGTGAAGAGATCGTGCCGAACAATATCATTCTCATCGGTTCCACGGGAGTTGGCAAGACGGAGATCGCCCGGCGGCTGGCAAACCTCGCTAATGCGCCATTCATCAAAGTGGAAGCCTCCAAATTCACAGAGGTAGGCTACGTCGGTCGCGATGTCGAATCGATTGTCCGTGATCTGATGGATATTTCTGTGAATATGGTTCAGAGCGAATTGGAAGAGAAGGTGGCTACCAAGGCGGAGGAGATGGCCAATGAGCGGCTGCTGGATATTCTCTTTCCTGGGAACGGTAGCGGCGCCGTAAAAGAGGAAAAACCAGAAATAGCGGAACGGCTTGCACGGACCCGGGAGAAACTGCGCTCAAAGCTTATGAACGGTAAATTCGAAGAGAGGGTAGTGGAGATCGATGTGGCTGATGAAGCGATGCCAATGATGCAGGTCTTTGGTCCTGTCGGGCTTGAGGAAATGGGTGTGAATCTTCAGGATATTTTTGGCAGTGCTATTCCACGGAAGCACAAGCGCCGACGGACGACCGTTTCCGAGGCGCGAGAAATATTAATGGCACAGGAGGCCTCCAAGCTCATTGACCACGAGGAAGTCGTCCGGGTGGGGAAGGAACGGGTGGAGAACTCCGGTATCGTGTTCCTTGATGAGATCGACAAAATTGTCGGTAATTCAGCCGCAGCTGGACCGGACGTTTCCCGCGAGGGCGTTCAACGCGACATCCTACCAATCGTAGAGGGTAGCAATGTGATCACCAAGTACGGTATCGTCAGGACGGACCATGTCCTGTTCATAGCCGCCGGTGCCTTCCATGTCTCGAAACCGTCGGACATGATCCCCGAGCTGCAGGGGCGCTTCCCCATTCGCGTGGAGATGGACACTCTTTCCACCGAAGATTTTGTTAAGATTCTCACCCATCCGGAGAACGCTCTTATCAAGCAATATACGGCGCTCCTTGAGACGGAAGGGGTTAAGCTGAGGTTTACCAAAGGAGCTATCAGCGCCATCGCCCAGATCGCCACAGAAGTGAACGACGCTACGGAGAACATCGGTGCCCGCAGACTTCACACTGTCATGACGACGCTGCTAGAGGACATTCTTTTTGAGAAGTCAGGTGAGGAGCCGGAGAAGATAAGCGTCACCAAGGAGATGGTGAACAGCAAGCTGCGTGAAATTGTGAAAGATCAGGATTTGAGCAGGTATATTCTTTGA
- the hslV gene encoding ATP-dependent protease subunit HslV, with amino-acid sequence MIFRSTTILGVRLKTAVALGGDGQVTFGDMALKQKAVKVRKFDSSKNEILGGFAGAAADALTLFGKFEEKLQEYNGQLQRSVVELAKEWRTDKYLRNLDALLALMDRKQSYLVSGDGNVVEPDGPVIAVGSGAGYAQAAASALLSCKVTSPKEIVRRSLKIAADICIYTNHQITVMELK; translated from the coding sequence ATGATTTTCCGATCGACGACCATACTGGGAGTGCGCCTGAAAACGGCGGTTGCCCTGGGGGGTGACGGTCAGGTCACTTTTGGCGACATGGCGTTGAAACAGAAAGCTGTAAAGGTGAGAAAATTCGATTCGTCAAAGAATGAAATCTTGGGTGGATTCGCGGGCGCCGCCGCCGACGCCTTGACACTCTTTGGCAAATTCGAAGAGAAACTCCAGGAATATAATGGTCAGCTTCAGCGGTCTGTGGTTGAACTGGCCAAGGAGTGGCGTACTGACAAGTATCTCAGGAATCTTGATGCTCTTCTGGCACTGATGGATAGAAAGCAGAGCTACCTGGTGTCGGGAGACGGGAATGTGGTGGAGCCCGACGGCCCAGTTATTGCCGTCGGATCTGGTGCAGGATATGCCCAGGCGGCGGCGAGCGCCCTCTTAAGCTGCAAGGTAACTTCCCCTAAGGAGATTGTGCGGCGTTCGCTGAAAATCGCCGCGGACATCTGTATCTATACAAACCACCAAATCACGGTAATGGAACTTAAGTGA
- the hflC gene encoding protease modulator HflC has translation MKSVWPIVILIVVALSLYVSAFTIDETEQAIIVEFGRPIGDPIKEAGLYFKLPWRQLVSFEKRILEYDVEPKAVITLDKKRLEVDNYARWRIDDPLTFYRAVRTVNGALSRIDPIVYSELRVELGKHDLSEIVDKRREKIMEGVSVATREKLLEYGIEIIDVRIKRADLSVENEKAVFDRMRAERERKAKQYRSEGDEEALKIRAETDKERTIILAEAYKQSQKLRGEGDAKAVEIYAQAFQSDPGFYEFIRTLEAYQKVIDEKTTLILSTDSDLLKLLKGKK, from the coding sequence ATGAAAAGTGTATGGCCGATAGTTATTCTCATAGTTGTGGCACTCTCTCTTTATGTGTCAGCATTCACGATTGATGAGACGGAGCAGGCGATCATTGTCGAGTTTGGAAGACCGATAGGCGATCCTATTAAAGAAGCTGGTTTGTATTTCAAACTCCCGTGGAGACAACTGGTGAGCTTCGAGAAACGAATTCTTGAGTACGATGTTGAACCGAAGGCGGTTATTACGCTTGATAAGAAGCGATTGGAGGTTGACAACTACGCCCGCTGGCGAATCGATGATCCACTCACGTTTTACCGTGCTGTGCGAACGGTTAACGGTGCTCTCAGCCGGATCGATCCCATCGTTTACTCGGAGCTACGCGTTGAACTTGGTAAACACGATCTGAGTGAAATCGTGGACAAACGTCGCGAAAAGATCATGGAGGGAGTATCTGTTGCCACCCGTGAGAAGCTCCTAGAGTACGGGATAGAGATCATTGATGTGCGTATAAAACGAGCTGACCTCTCAGTGGAGAATGAGAAAGCTGTTTTCGATCGGATGAGAGCGGAAAGGGAACGAAAAGCAAAACAGTATCGTTCCGAAGGCGATGAAGAGGCGCTGAAGATCAGAGCGGAGACAGATAAGGAGAGAACCATCATTCTGGCCGAGGCGTACAAGCAGTCCCAGAAACTCCGCGGCGAAGGCGACGCTAAGGCAGTAGAAATCTATGCGCAAGCGTTTCAGTCAGATCCTGGATTCTATGAGTTCATTCGCACGTTGGAAGCCTATCAAAAGGTGATTGATGAGAAGACCACATTGATTCTATCGACAGATTCCGATCTTCTCAAACTGTTGAAGGGGAAAAAATGA